The following coding sequences lie in one Homalodisca vitripennis isolate AUS2020 chromosome X, UT_GWSS_2.1, whole genome shotgun sequence genomic window:
- the LOC124369675 gene encoding uncharacterized protein LOC124369675, with the protein MYADDTTLLLTGSSAEELAIDSYTALNMAYQYCHSNDLVVNMTKTKQLAFGRRRDEIAALPEVDMQPKATFLGVTIDETLSWTQHVDNLCRKLNTSLFVIKRIYHISDLITAKTTYYALFESHLRYSIAIWGGTTVTNLQRLLLIQKKVIRTLKGLGPKESCREGFKDLRILTIVALYIQEVIMFADMNELPRGTDVHQYNTRHADNYILPAHHLSLYGRKPSYMGRKLYNLLPTEIKAQKGKKLKMALNRWLVTRPFYTLEEYLQDT; encoded by the coding sequence ATGTACGCCGACGATACTACTCTTCTGCTCACTGGGAGCTCTGCAGAAGAGCTAGCAATTGACTCATATACTGCACTAAATATGGCATACCAGTACTGCCACTCAAACGACCTAGTAGTCAATATGACCAAGACCAAACAACTAGCATTCGGTAGAAGACGAGATGAAATTGCAGCCCTACCAGAAGTTGACATGCAACCCAAGGCAACATTTCTTGGCGTAACAATTGACGAAACTCTTTCATGGACTCAGCATGTTGACAACCTTTGCAGGAAACTAAACACCAGCCTCTTTGTTATCAAAAGAATTTACCACATTAGTGATTTAATCACTGCAAAGACAACTTATTATGCCCTTTTTGAATCACATCTGAGGTACAGCATTGCTATATGGGGAGGCACCACAGTCACTAACCTACAGAGACTTCTCCTGATACAGAAGAAAGTAATAAGAACTCTTAAAGGCCTAGGACCCAAGGAAAGCTGTCGTGAAGGTTTCAAGGATCTTCGCATCTTGACAATTGTGGCCCTCTACATCCAGGAAGTGATTATGTTTGCCGACATGAATGAACTCCCTCGGGGAACAGATGTACACCAGTACAACACTCGACATGCTGACAACTACATCCTGCCAGCACACCATCTATCACTGTACGGGAGGAAGCCATCGTACATGGGACGCAAGCTCTACAACCTGCTGCCAACCGAGATAAAGGCTCAGAAGGGCAAGAAACTGAAGATGGCACTGAATAGATGGCTGGTGACCAGGCCATTCTACACGCTGGAAGAATATCTACAAGACACATGA